A genomic region of Clostridia bacterium contains the following coding sequences:
- a CDS encoding lysine exporter LysO family protein, producing MVTVIVSLVIGVAVHVTGADRRVPAAVWPLWVRVTLSLLLLAIGLHMGMTPEVARSVALLGGQAAVFATVTAGMAFAFGYAAATLLGAAAGGAPAGVSLEVPGPSPGASRPRDRSTARGAALRLTWLAVTSVAVGFAFGAAAGGRLEGLGVQVEPAITVLLGLLLVAIGRDLAVEWSAVRTFILAQGWRLLVWPLAGAAGSLAGAWAAGRLMGLPPSLSLAIGGGFGWYSLTGVLVTHLVGPGPGALAFLANVLRETLTVLAAPALGSLLHPSRRWLAVLPGGATTMDTTLPVLAAATDAPTAAFAFAHGLLLTALVPFLVPLLLSL from the coding sequence ATCGTCACCGTCATCGTCTCGCTGGTCATCGGCGTCGCCGTGCATGTCACGGGAGCGGACCGGCGCGTGCCGGCGGCCGTCTGGCCGCTGTGGGTGCGCGTCACGCTCTCGCTTTTGCTTCTCGCCATCGGGCTCCACATGGGGATGACGCCGGAGGTGGCGAGAAGCGTCGCGCTCCTCGGCGGACAGGCGGCTGTCTTCGCCACGGTCACGGCCGGCATGGCCTTCGCGTTCGGGTACGCGGCCGCGACGCTCCTCGGAGCTGCCGCGGGCGGCGCCCCGGCCGGCGTGTCTCTGGAAGTGCCCGGGCCCTCGCCGGGGGCGTCGCGCCCTCGCGACCGCAGCACGGCGCGTGGCGCCGCCCTGCGCCTCACGTGGCTCGCCGTGACCTCCGTCGCGGTCGGGTTTGCCTTCGGTGCAGCCGCGGGGGGCCGCCTCGAGGGACTCGGCGTCCAGGTCGAGCCGGCCATCACCGTGCTCCTGGGACTGTTGCTGGTCGCCATCGGCCGCGACCTGGCGGTGGAGTGGAGCGCCGTGCGCACCTTCATCCTCGCGCAGGGCTGGCGTCTCCTGGTGTGGCCGCTTGCCGGCGCGGCCGGCAGCCTTGCCGGCGCGTGGGCGGCCGGCCGGCTCATGGGCCTTCCGCCTTCACTTTCCCTCGCCATTGGTGGCGGGTTCGGGTGGTACAGCCTGACAGGGGTCCTCGTGACGCACCTTGTGGGACCGGGGCCCGGCGCGCTGGCGTTCCTGGCCAATGTCCTCAGGGAGACCCTCACCGTGCTGGCCGCACCCGCCCTGGGCAGCCTCCTTCACCCCTCGAGGCGCTGGCTTGCGGTCCTGCCGGGCGGGGCGACGACGATGGACACGACCCTTCCCGTCCTTGCCGCCGCGACCGACGCGCCGACGGCCGCGTTCGCGTTCGCGCACGGGTTGCTGCTCACGGCGCTTGTGCCGTTTCTCGTTCCCCTGTTGTTGTCGCTGTGA
- the dhaL gene encoding dihydroxyacetone kinase subunit L, whose product MVERMAAKVAERRDELTELDQPIGDGDHGINLHRGFQAVLAKRDQLAGQAPGAMLKGLAMTLLSTVGGASGPLYGTFFLRMATAVGDAPTVDAATLVTAFEAGLAGVKERGKAEPGDKTMVDAWTPAVAAMRERLAAGGGVAEVLAAGADAAEAGAEGTRPLVARRGRAAYLGERSAGHQDPGATSSALILRAMSEVAAEEGDA is encoded by the coding sequence ATGGTGGAGCGCATGGCGGCGAAGGTGGCCGAGCGGCGTGATGAGCTCACGGAACTCGACCAGCCGATCGGCGACGGCGACCACGGCATCAACCTGCACCGCGGCTTCCAGGCGGTGCTGGCGAAGCGCGACCAGCTCGCCGGGCAGGCGCCCGGCGCCATGCTCAAAGGGCTCGCGATGACGCTGCTGTCCACCGTCGGCGGGGCGTCGGGCCCGTTGTACGGCACATTCTTCCTGCGCATGGCGACGGCCGTGGGCGATGCCCCGACCGTCGACGCCGCCACCCTTGTCACTGCGTTCGAGGCGGGCCTCGCGGGCGTGAAGGAGCGGGGCAAGGCGGAGCCGGGCGACAAGACCATGGTCGACGCCTGGACGCCGGCGGTGGCCGCCATGCGAGAGCGGCTGGCGGCAGGCGGCGGCGTCGCGGAAGTGCTTGCGGCCGGGGCGGACGCCGCGGAAGCGGGCGCGGAAGGGACGCGGCCGCTCGTCGCGCGGCGGGGACGGGCCGCGTACCTGGGCGAGCGCAGCGCAGGCCATCAGGACCCCGGGGCGACGTCGTCCGCGCTCATCCTGCGGGCGATGAGCGAGGTTGCGGCCGAGGAGGGCGACGCGTGA
- the dhaK gene encoding dihydroxyacetone kinase subunit DhaK yields the protein MKKLINAVEDIVPEMLEGLVRAHPDRLRKLEGHNVIVRKDAPVQGKVGLVSGGGSGHEPAHAGYVGPGMLDAGVAGEVFTSPTPEPVFEAIKAVNGGRGVLLVIKNYTGDVMNFEMAGEMAAAEGIEVASVVVNDDVAVQDSLYTTGRRGVAGTVFVHKIAGARAAAGGSLQEVKQAAEHVIANVRSMGMALSPCTVPAAGKPGFELGEDEIEIGIGIHGEPGVQKGKLMPASAIVDMMLDRILADIDYTGREAALMVNGMGATPLMELYVATRAAHLRLDREGVRVYRTYVGNFMTSLEMAGFSLTLLRLDDDLKKLLDAPADTPAFKQS from the coding sequence ATGAAGAAGCTGATCAACGCCGTCGAGGACATCGTCCCGGAGATGCTCGAGGGCCTCGTGCGGGCGCACCCGGACCGGCTGCGCAAGCTCGAGGGGCACAACGTCATCGTGCGCAAGGACGCGCCCGTCCAGGGCAAGGTGGGCCTCGTCTCCGGCGGCGGCAGCGGGCACGAGCCGGCGCACGCGGGCTACGTCGGGCCGGGCATGCTGGACGCGGGTGTCGCGGGCGAGGTGTTCACCTCGCCGACGCCCGAGCCGGTGTTCGAGGCGATCAAGGCGGTGAACGGCGGCCGCGGCGTCCTGCTCGTCATCAAGAACTACACCGGAGACGTGATGAACTTCGAGATGGCGGGCGAGATGGCGGCGGCCGAGGGCATTGAGGTGGCGAGCGTCGTCGTGAACGACGACGTCGCGGTCCAGGACAGCCTGTACACGACCGGCCGCCGCGGCGTGGCCGGCACCGTTTTCGTGCACAAGATCGCGGGTGCGCGCGCGGCGGCGGGGGGCAGCCTGCAAGAGGTGAAGCAGGCTGCGGAGCACGTCATCGCCAACGTGCGCTCGATGGGCATGGCGCTTTCGCCGTGCACCGTGCCCGCGGCGGGCAAGCCGGGGTTCGAGCTGGGCGAGGACGAAATCGAGATCGGCATCGGCATCCACGGCGAGCCGGGCGTGCAGAAGGGCAAGCTGATGCCGGCGTCCGCCATCGTGGACATGATGCTCGACCGCATCCTCGCCGACATCGACTACACGGGGCGCGAGGCGGCGCTCATGGTCAACGGCATGGGCGCGACGCCGCTGATGGAGCTGTACGTCGCCACGCGGGCCGCGCACCTCCGCCTGGACCGCGAAGGCGTGCGCGTGTACCGTACCTATGTGGGCAACTTCATGACGTCGCTGGAGATGGCCGGGTTCTCGCTCACCCTTCTCCGGCTGGACGACGACCTGAAGAAGCTCTTGGACGCGCCGGCCGACACGCCGGCATTCAAGCAGAGCTGA
- the sdhC gene encoding succinate dehydrogenase, cytochrome b556 subunit has product MSDRHARRDADWRAWFAPRGRHTGMWAFVLNRVTGLLLLAYVFAHLAVLSALFQGPAGYDRLVRWMSSWPFLLFDVALVAVLVVHGLNGVRLVFVGLGVGSHRQRQWFWAAMGAATVIFAYTTYLILAPAWR; this is encoded by the coding sequence ATGAGCGACCGGCACGCGCGCCGCGACGCGGACTGGCGCGCTTGGTTCGCGCCGCGCGGCCGCCACACCGGCATGTGGGCGTTCGTGTTGAACCGCGTCACGGGGCTCCTCCTGCTCGCCTACGTGTTCGCGCACCTCGCCGTGCTCTCGGCGCTGTTCCAGGGTCCGGCCGGCTACGACCGGCTGGTGCGCTGGATGAGTTCCTGGCCGTTTCTTCTCTTCGACGTCGCCCTTGTCGCGGTGCTCGTCGTGCACGGCCTGAACGGGGTGCGGCTGGTGTTCGTGGGGCTCGGCGTCGGCAGCCACCGCCAGCGGCAGTGGTTCTGGGCGGCCATGGGCGCGGCGACGGTCATCTTCGCGTACACGACGTACCTGATCCTGGCGCCGGCCTGGAGGTGA
- a CDS encoding succinate dehydrogenase/fumarate reductase iron-sulfur subunit — MPEVELTVRVLRGLARPSAARGGRYESYTLPADADWSLLDVLEALQAGPAPDLMYRHSCHHASCGTCALRVDGRDRLACLTTVGQIAAGKLRERSGHGKDYRLPEGARATVTLEPLRNFPVMGDLAVDFGEFYGKLDAVDADLVAGHGEDDTHFEHCITCGACMSACPIVASDLQYLGPAPLALALRGLKDPTKPGDDDRRLAAADQPHGVWRCHHVFECTAACPAGVDPGQALMELRAHLVRRHLGLAEGAKR; from the coding sequence ATGCCCGAGGTGGAGCTCACCGTGCGCGTGCTGCGCGGGCTCGCGCGCCCATCGGCGGCGCGGGGCGGCCGGTATGAGTCGTACACGCTGCCGGCGGACGCGGACTGGTCGTTGCTCGACGTTCTGGAGGCGCTGCAGGCCGGTCCGGCGCCCGACCTGATGTACCGCCACTCCTGCCACCACGCGTCCTGCGGAACGTGCGCGCTGCGCGTGGACGGGCGGGATCGCCTGGCGTGCCTCACGACCGTCGGCCAGATCGCCGCCGGCAAGCTGCGCGAGCGCAGCGGCCACGGCAAGGACTACCGCCTGCCCGAAGGCGCCCGCGCCACCGTCACGCTGGAGCCCTTGCGAAACTTCCCCGTGATGGGCGACCTGGCCGTGGACTTCGGCGAATTCTATGGGAAGCTCGACGCCGTCGACGCGGACCTCGTCGCCGGGCACGGGGAGGACGACACGCACTTCGAACACTGCATCACGTGCGGGGCGTGCATGTCCGCGTGCCCCATCGTGGCCAGCGACCTGCAGTACCTGGGCCCGGCGCCGCTTGCGCTGGCGCTGCGCGGGCTCAAGGATCCGACGAAGCCGGGCGACGACGACCGCCGCCTGGCAGCCGCCGACCAGCCGCACGGCGTGTGGCGCTGCCACCACGTGTTCGAGTGCACGGCGGCGTGCCCGGCGGGGGTGGACCCGGGACAGGCGCTGATGGAGCTGCGCGCGCACCTGGTCCGGCGGCACCTTGGCCTGGCGGAGGGGGCGAAGCGATGA
- a CDS encoding FAD-dependent oxidoreductase: AGPWAGRVAALAGVSVPVQPSAGVMVALAQRLNQRVINRLRPPGDGDIIVPQRLTSIIGTTSWNVESGDRIPVPPDHVRRMIDEGAKLIPAVRSAPILSAFAAARPLVAGNKESDGRELSRGFQVFDHGRGDGADGLLSVVGGKTTTSRLMAEIVGDRVCEKLGVRRECRTKELPLLPFYRFRWQGGS; encoded by the coding sequence GCCGGGCCCTGGGCGGGCCGCGTGGCGGCCCTCGCCGGCGTGAGCGTTCCGGTGCAGCCCAGCGCAGGCGTCATGGTGGCGCTGGCGCAACGCCTCAACCAGCGCGTGATCAACCGCCTGCGGCCGCCCGGCGACGGGGACATCATCGTGCCGCAGCGTCTGACGTCGATCATCGGCACGACCTCGTGGAACGTGGAAAGCGGCGACCGCATCCCGGTGCCGCCGGACCACGTCCGGCGGATGATCGACGAAGGCGCGAAGCTGATCCCGGCCGTGCGGAGCGCGCCGATCCTTTCCGCGTTTGCGGCGGCGCGCCCGCTCGTGGCCGGGAACAAGGAGAGCGACGGGCGCGAGCTGTCGCGGGGGTTCCAGGTGTTCGACCACGGTCGCGGGGACGGGGCGGACGGCCTGTTGTCCGTCGTCGGCGGCAAGACGACGACGTCGCGGCTGATGGCGGAGATCGTCGGCGACCGCGTCTGCGAGAAGCTGGGCGTCCGCCGGGAATGCCGAACCAAGGAGCTGCCGCTCTTGCCGTTCTACCGGTTCCGTTGGCAGGGGGGAAGCTGA